The following coding sequences are from one Bacillota bacterium window:
- a CDS encoding type II toxin-antitoxin system VapC family toxin codes for MNIFFDTSALIKFFHEEPGTEKVTDLINNPGNNIFVSDLARLEFISALYRRYRNNEIDEQSLNEAISGFDEEYSSFHVEPLGNMVLQEAENLIKNYGKTYGLRTLDAIHLATFILIKENDDWLFVASDDHLIDTAKALGALVFNPLHTT; via the coding sequence ATGAACATCTTTTTTGATACTTCAGCGCTTATCAAATTTTTTCATGAAGAGCCCGGGACAGAAAAAGTTACAGATTTAATAAATAACCCGGGCAATAATATTTTCGTTTCTGATTTAGCCAGATTGGAGTTTATCTCGGCATTATATCGCCGTTACCGCAATAACGAAATCGATGAACAGTCATTAAACGAAGCTATCAGCGGTTTTGATGAAGAATATTCCAGCTTCCATGTCGAACCGTTGGGGAACATGGTTTTGCAAGAGGCTGAAAACCTAATAAAAAACTATGGTAAAACTTATGGCTTAAGAACACTCGATGCTATTCATCTAGCCACGTTTATCTTGATAAAAGAGAATGACGACTGGCTCTTTGTTGCAAGTGATGATCACCTTATCGACACGGCAAAAGCTTTAGGAGCATTGGTATTTAATCCGTTGCATACTACATAA
- a CDS encoding tetratricopeptide repeat protein yields MKVKKAEKLAEKGKAALAAGDFQAAAEAFAEVLKLEDSTPVRNNLAFATFMGGEPRRALEVLKPLLSPENGSGSSQANPFTFALAARIHCSLGQEDLARQRLRQAVRRFDEGLAALRGTASAQDLRSFREYTVIIMQAAGDLRDHRLVYDLYRRWESHHVSWENSFLAAVACFNMGRYKQAASVWSSIAHVHQLFSGMGQVASLLDRGAVPPFELGYELYSMEKIQKTLQEAAAKEEARRRCVEDGFFRITLLAWILEENGSKNARETLHNLVYYGGEWGEKLGRQVLEGSGFSLPMKMAAAEALMKMGVLREGEPVSMVIDGKQQLVQIKNMSVVPEPDEELDKVVRRAVALRDQGQIEEAASLLRNLYQQEIFYPPAMLTHANLLRRQGELEEALQIMEVLEEMAPDEPVVLFNLAALMLQMKEPERARAYFDRIDPAKTTEELRSKLEELEEEIENAEEVFYLLSGPERLMQSFMEGQRREIEGKHLPVDAPLARGLKNVPAGWLEGACRVYRLEPAPRRREREKQLLDFLSGRENLAKAVEELEGEQRELLAYLLQQGGWSRLNAVTRKFGAMDGDGFYWEEQEPESPLGVLWSRALVMVGRANLAGRRCKIASIPLELREPLREILSGSTG; encoded by the coding sequence GTGAAAGTCAAAAAAGCGGAGAAACTCGCGGAAAAAGGAAAAGCTGCACTGGCAGCAGGCGACTTTCAGGCCGCGGCAGAGGCGTTTGCAGAGGTCCTGAAGCTGGAAGACTCCACGCCTGTGCGCAACAACCTGGCGTTTGCCACCTTCATGGGGGGCGAACCCCGGCGCGCCCTTGAGGTCCTGAAGCCGCTCTTGAGCCCGGAAAACGGGAGCGGGAGCAGTCAGGCGAACCCCTTTACCTTCGCCCTGGCCGCCAGGATTCACTGCTCCCTTGGCCAGGAAGACCTGGCACGCCAGCGGCTCCGGCAGGCCGTGCGCAGGTTCGATGAGGGGCTCGCGGCACTGCGTGGCACGGCAAGCGCGCAGGATCTGCGCTCCTTCCGGGAGTACACGGTTATCATCATGCAGGCGGCCGGAGACCTGAGAGACCACCGGCTCGTGTACGATCTCTACCGCCGCTGGGAATCCCACCATGTTTCCTGGGAGAACAGCTTTCTGGCGGCAGTGGCCTGCTTCAACATGGGCCGCTACAAGCAAGCCGCATCCGTCTGGTCCTCCATCGCCCACGTACACCAGCTGTTCTCCGGCATGGGACAGGTGGCCTCTCTTCTGGATCGGGGGGCCGTTCCCCCCTTTGAGTTGGGTTACGAGCTCTATTCCATGGAGAAGATCCAGAAAACGCTTCAGGAGGCTGCAGCAAAGGAAGAGGCGCGGCGCCGGTGCGTGGAGGACGGATTCTTCCGCATCACGCTGCTGGCATGGATCTTAGAGGAGAACGGTTCAAAAAACGCCCGGGAGACCTTGCACAACCTGGTATATTACGGCGGCGAATGGGGCGAGAAGCTGGGGCGCCAGGTGCTCGAAGGCTCCGGGTTTTCGCTCCCCATGAAGATGGCGGCAGCGGAAGCCCTGATGAAGATGGGCGTCCTGCGGGAAGGAGAGCCTGTTTCCATGGTGATCGACGGGAAGCAGCAGCTGGTTCAAATCAAAAATATGAGCGTTGTGCCGGAGCCGGATGAAGAACTGGATAAGGTAGTGCGGCGCGCCGTTGCGCTGCGCGACCAGGGGCAGATCGAAGAAGCTGCTTCCCTGCTGCGGAATTTATATCAGCAGGAAATATTCTACCCCCCGGCCATGTTGACCCACGCCAACCTCCTGCGCCGGCAGGGGGAGCTGGAGGAAGCCCTGCAGATCATGGAGGTGCTGGAGGAAATGGCACCCGATGAGCCCGTCGTCCTGTTCAACCTTGCTGCGCTCATGCTCCAGATGAAAGAGCCGGAGCGGGCGCGCGCCTATTTTGACCGGATCGACCCCGCCAAAACCACAGAGGAGCTCCGGTCAAAACTAGAGGAACTGGAGGAGGAAATAGAGAACGCAGAAGAGGTATTTTATCTCCTCTCCGGGCCGGAACGTCTGATGCAAAGCTTTATGGAAGGGCAGCGCCGGGAGATCGAGGGAAAACACCTCCCCGTGGACGCTCCCCTGGCCAGAGGGCTGAAAAACGTGCCCGCCGGCTGGCTGGAAGGGGCGTGCCGGGTTTACAGGCTGGAGCCCGCGCCGCGCCGCCGGGAGCGGGAAAAGCAGCTGCTGGATTTTCTCTCCGGCCGGGAAAACCTGGCAAAGGCCGTGGAGGAGCTGGAGGGAGAACAAAGGGAACTGCTCGCATACCTGCTGCAGCAGGGAGGGTGGAGCAGGCTGAACGCCGTCACCCGGAAGTTCGGGGCGATGGATGGGGATGGCTTTTACTGGGAGGAGCAGGAGCCGGAATCCCCGCTGGGCGTCCTCTGGTCCCGGGCCCTGGTAATGGTGGGCCGGGCCAACCTCGCAGGGCGCCGCTGCAAGATCGCCTCCATTCCCCTGGAGCTGCGTGAGCCGCTAAGGGAAATTCTGAGCGGATCAACCGGGTAG
- a CDS encoding transposase: protein MARIARIVAPGVPHHITQRGNRRLQTFFCDEDYLEYLKLMAQWCSHWQVEIWAYCLMPNHVHLIAVPPSKEALTGAIGEAHRRYTRRVNSREGWTGHLWQGRFSSFPMDEAHLWIGARYIELNPVRAGLVKEPWQYRWSSARAHMDGRDDILLRARPLLEMFGNWREYLSQGISSEEAEVFGRHERTGRPLGNEGFLTALEKTLGLDLRPRKPGPKGPRKRKTADWNV from the coding sequence ATGGCAAGAATAGCACGTATAGTGGCACCCGGCGTGCCTCACCACATCACACAACGCGGCAACCGCCGCCTCCAGACATTCTTTTGCGATGAGGACTATCTGGAGTACCTCAAGTTGATGGCGCAGTGGTGTTCCCACTGGCAAGTAGAAATCTGGGCCTATTGCCTGATGCCCAATCATGTCCATTTAATTGCTGTGCCGCCGTCGAAAGAAGCTCTGACTGGCGCCATTGGAGAAGCCCACCGCCGCTACACGCGCCGGGTAAACTCACGGGAAGGCTGGACCGGCCACCTATGGCAGGGACGCTTCTCTTCGTTTCCAATGGATGAAGCTCACCTCTGGATTGGTGCACGCTACATAGAACTTAACCCTGTGCGTGCGGGATTGGTAAAGGAACCATGGCAGTATCGCTGGAGCAGCGCCAGAGCACATATGGATGGGCGCGACGACATATTGCTCCGTGCCAGGCCGCTATTAGAGATGTTCGGTAATTGGAGGGAATATCTTTCCCAAGGCATCTCTTCCGAGGAAGCCGAAGTATTCGGGCGACACGAGAGAACGGGTCGCCCGCTGGGGAATGAAGGATTTCTCACTGCCCTTGAGAAAACATTAGGGCTAGATTTGCGACCCCGTAAGCCCGGTCCCAAGGGACCTCGGAAAAGAAAAACGGCAGACTGGAATGTGTAA
- a CDS encoding IS66 family transposase — MVHEVPVEMRCCPVCGKPCRDINLTEVFHEIDYEIRFFRKKHIRKKVVRTCNCPGPRVITAPKPNQAIPKGKYANNFLAHALTTKYLYQIPLHRQVTILQRQGLGVCEGALTGAFKALLLVLEPLYRLLIEVSRRSRHWHVDETGWLNFVCVPGKEGHRWWLWVFVSEVVVFVLDPSRSGDVPLRYFGPEAKGIVSTDRYPGYNKLALQGLVRALCWSHFRRGFREAGEALTVLKSWAEEWLQLIAGIYRLNEARLAARDDPAACQSPGRTCRRLGMPGPKA; from the coding sequence GTGGTCCACGAAGTTCCGGTAGAAATGCGGTGTTGTCCGGTCTGTGGCAAACCCTGCCGGGACATCAACCTTACGGAAGTGTTCCACGAAATTGACTACGAGATCAGGTTTTTCCGGAAAAAGCACATCCGCAAAAAGGTCGTGCGTACCTGTAACTGCCCCGGCCCCCGGGTCATCACGGCCCCGAAGCCAAACCAGGCCATCCCCAAAGGGAAGTACGCCAACAACTTTTTGGCCCACGCGCTAACCACCAAGTACCTCTACCAGATCCCCTTGCACCGGCAGGTAACCATCCTGCAAAGGCAGGGCCTTGGCGTTTGCGAAGGGGCCTTAACCGGCGCTTTCAAGGCCCTCCTTTTGGTCTTGGAACCCCTTTACCGGCTGCTGATCGAGGTCAGCCGGCGTTCCCGCCATTGGCACGTGGACGAGACCGGCTGGCTGAACTTCGTCTGCGTCCCCGGCAAGGAGGGGCACCGCTGGTGGCTGTGGGTGTTCGTCTCGGAGGTGGTTGTTTTTGTGCTCGACCCCTCCCGTTCCGGCGACGTCCCCCTCCGGTACTTCGGCCCGGAGGCCAAAGGGATTGTCAGCACCGACCGCTACCCGGGCTACAATAAGCTGGCTTTGCAGGGTCTGGTCAGAGCCCTTTGCTGGTCGCACTTCCGCCGGGGCTTTCGCGAAGCCGGGGAGGCTTTAACGGTTTTAAAATCCTGGGCCGAGGAGTGGCTGCAGCTGATTGCCGGTATCTACCGTTTAAACGAAGCCCGGCTGGCGGCCAGAGACGACCCGGCGGCCTGCCAGAGCCCAGGCAGAACTTGTCGCCGCCTTGGAATGCCTGGCCCAAAGGCGTGA
- a CDS encoding transposase — MECLAQRRDEELREPNLHWQKRKALENARKSWPGLTVFVDHPEVPMDNNEAERALRSAALGRKNYYGTHSLWSGQLTAVCMSILQTAVRHGLNPEGYLRYYLDNCQGGKAPSDLERFLPWNVPEGLREKSP; from the coding sequence TTGGAATGCCTGGCCCAAAGGCGTGATGAAGAACTAAGAGAACCCAACCTCCACTGGCAAAAGCGGAAAGCGCTGGAGAACGCCCGGAAAAGCTGGCCGGGGCTGACCGTCTTTGTCGACCATCCGGAAGTACCCATGGACAACAACGAAGCGGAGCGCGCCTTAAGGTCAGCTGCCCTGGGAAGGAAGAACTACTACGGAACACACTCCCTCTGGAGCGGCCAGCTGACCGCCGTCTGCATGTCGATTCTTCAGACGGCGGTCCGGCACGGTTTAAACCCGGAAGGCTACCTGCGCTACTACCTGGATAACTGCCAGGGAGGCAAAGCACCTTCTGACCTGGAGCGGTTCCTTCCCTGGAACGTCCCGGAGGGACTCCGGGAGAAGTCGCCGTGA